One Nostoc sp. CENA543 genomic window, CCCAATTCCCTAATGCACGCCGCAACCCGCCGCTTTCAATGCTGGACTGTGGGGTGTAGCGGTGGGTGCTTGCGCCACGAGAACTATATTGCCATCGGGTGCGACTATCCAACCTTGGGCTTCGATAATTTCAGGGGGGCGATCGCCTGATTGCATATTTGTGGTATTCTCTGGTGTATGCGGTTGTATCTTACCAGTGTGGCTTTCTCTATCTGCTGGGACATTAATCCAATCTGTGAGGACTGTATCCCCTGATAAGGTATCCATTGGACTCACTGAAATTCCGCCTCTGCCTGTAGAAATAAATGAACTTCGTTCCGTGCTTTTTCTCTGACTACAAGTAGAAGTAATTTGTTGAGAAGTATCGACTAAATTTGTGGGTAGTTCTACTATCCCCTGACTATTATCAACATCAGGTGTGTTAATTTGTATATCGCCATTTAAAGCGGAATTCTGCTGCGAAAAAGCTGTAATATCGTTAGTTGGCAGTTCACTCGGTTTTAATTCTTCTGGCTTGTCAGTGCCTAATAATCTGACTAAATCTGCACGGGTACGGGGTACAAAGCCAAAAATGCGCTCAGTATTGATATTGATTTTGCCACCATTGCCAGCAAAAGCATTGGCAGTGATATCGTTATTTTCTGAAGATGCACCCACAATAAAGCCATTAGGTATATCGATGCTAACATTACCGCCATCCCCTCTTCCTAGAGTTTTACCTGCACTAGTAGAGATTTGACTTTGACGACGCATCAATAGTAAATCCTGCACCTTGAGTGTGATATTTCCACCCATACCCGCCTCACTCTCGGCAATCAATTGTCCGCCATTTTCGAGCCGGATGGAACGAGCATTGATATTGATTTCACCTGCTGCGCCTAACTTCGTGGGATCTCCTAAATAAATCACAGTTTTGGGTACTGCACTACTAACAGAAATTGCTCCGCGATCGCGAATAATTAATTTATCAGTAGTTAAATTTAAGTTTCCGGCTTTACCAGTTCCTCTGGTGGTGGTAGAAATACCAGCGACAAAATCATTGATAGAAATACCAGCTACTTCTATGGATTCCGAGGCATTCACCGTCACATTGCCCCCTCGACCTATTGCTGGTATGTAGTTCCCTCCTGATAATATCCTACCGGCAGACTCGGTGCTGAGTATTGCTCCATCGTCAATACGTAAAACTTTGGTATTAATGAATATATCACCGGCATCTCCTATATCAGCAGTTGCAGCGAATAATCCCCCAGGGACAGTTTGATTCCCGAAGGTTCTACTACCAGTTAACACCACAGATTCAGAGGCATTAATAATTAATTTACCACCCGACCCTAAGCGTAATTCTGGATTGGCAGCCGCAGCATTATTGAGAAATTGCGCCCCTACTCTCACTTGTGCTACATCTTTGACAATGAGATTACCAGTTGTAATTTCTAAGTTGCCTGCATTACCAGCACCGAAGGTAACAGTTGTTAAAATTGCGGAATTTAAACCCACCAGTTCTACTGATTCTGAAGCATTAATGGTTAAATTACCGCCTTGTTTTTTACCTAAAGTATTAGCTAAAATTTGTGAGCGACTATTGACTAATATTTGCTTACCTTGGAGATGAACGCTACCGCTACCTTCACCACTCACATCAACTTGAGAAGGCCTCGCTGAATTGTTGATAATTCCTTCTGTTAGTTGAATTTTTTGCAAATCGCGGACATTTTCGTATCCTAGTTTCCATCCTTGAGGAGTGGGTTGGATATGAACAATACTATTAACACCGACGCTTCCTAATTCGATTCTGCCTTCCTTGGCGGTTAAATTGCCTCCCTGCAATATCAAATCGCCGCCTACTAGTGCTAAAGTTCTTTGTGGCTGTACCTGTAATCCAGCAGGACTGTTGAGACGATTTGTGGCACCACCTAAACTAGCTTGGGATTGGTTTTTGATTGCACCTAATTTGGTGCCGAATTGTAAGCCTGTGGGAACGTTGACAGCTAACAATGGTGCGGTTTGTGGATTGGAAGCACTAAATTGCAGATTATTTGCAAAATTGATCCTATCGGCTGTAGTAGCTAAAAAAGAACCTTGAATATCTAAAGCAGCACGAGAACCGAAAACAATGCCATTGGGGTTAATAAAAAATAGGTTAGCTGTACCGTTAGTTTTGAGAATGCCAT contains:
- a CDS encoding filamentous hemagglutinin N-terminal domain-containing protein, with protein sequence MSQNRSDRYSDLRLVNALAIASLSVFSGDCVLAQINQDQTLGLENSVVTPQVVNGQTIYQIDGGSIRGNNLFHSFENFSLYNGNTAYFNNTTNIQNIFSRVTGNSISNIDGILKTNGTANLFFINPNGIVFGSRAALDIQGSFLATTADRINFANNLQFSASNPQTAPLLAVNVPTGLQFGTKLGAIKNQSQASLGGATNRLNSPAGLQVQPQRTLALVGGDLILQGGNLTAKEGRIELGSVGVNSIVHIQPTPQGWKLGYENVRDLQKIQLTEGIINNSARPSQVDVSGEGSGSVHLQGKQILVNSRSQILANTLGKKQGGNLTINASESVELVGLNSAILTTVTFGAGNAGNLEITTGNLIVKDVAQVRVGAQFLNNAAAANPELRLGSGGKLIINASESVVLTGSRTFGNQTVPGGLFAATADIGDAGDIFINTKVLRIDDGAILSTESAGRILSGGNYIPAIGRGGNVTVNASESIEVAGISINDFVAGISTTTRGTGKAGNLNLTTDKLIIRDRGAISVSSAVPKTVIYLGDPTKLGAAGEININARSIRLENGGQLIAESEAGMGGNITLKVQDLLLMRRQSQISTSAGKTLGRGDGGNVSIDIPNGFIVGASSENNDITANAFAGNGGKININTERIFGFVPRTRADLVRLLGTDKPEELKPSELPTNDITAFSQQNSALNGDIQINTPDVDNSQGIVELPTNLVDTSQQITSTCSQRKSTERSSFISTGRGGISVSPMDTLSGDTVLTDWINVPADRESHTGKIQPHTPENTTNMQSGDRPPEIIEAQGWIVAPDGNIVLVAQAPTATPHSPALKAAGCGVH